TCAAACAGTTAGATTTGGCCAATTAAAGTCCTGATTATCCCCTTCGATACGAGGAGGGGATAAGGGGCATTTTATGGAGAGTTGCTATGACACGATCGCATATTCCAGTTTTGAAAGAAAAAAAACCAAAAAAAATGAAAACAAGCCGCAAAATTATTATCATTTTGATGTTTCTTTTTATCGCGTTGCTTGCTGTACTTTTTTTTCGTTCTCCTATAAGCCAAATTTCTGAAATTAATTTTCAGGGAAATACATTCACCTCTCGTGATCAATTACTTCAACAAGGTAAGGTTGCGGTGGGAGATCAGTTTTTTGGATTGTCTACATCTACATTGACAGAACGCTTGGAGGGAATTAATTCAATTAAATTAGTTAAAGTGGACAAGCAGTTTCCTGGGACAATTCATGTGCAAATTGAGGAATATCCAACAGTGGCCTATGAATTAGGAAAAGATGGTGTTCTTGAAGCTATTCTATCGAATGGAGCACTAGTTTCGGTCGGGAGTAGTGGTATTGCAGTAGAGAAGCCTATATTGACCCAATGGAGCCCTGATGATCCTAACAAAATAAAGCTAAGTCAAGTACTAGGGCAAATCCCTAATCAATTAACTTCTGATATTTCCGAAATCATTCCATCACCTACTACATCTTTTTCAGATAGAATCAAGATCTATACTAGGTCTGGATTTGAAGTGATTACGGCAATATCATTACTTAGTGACAAAGTGGAATATCTCAATCAAGTGATTGAAACGCAAGAAGCTGGCCTCATCACGATGCTTGAAGCAGATACTTATGAATCATTTCCTTCTGTAAAAAGTGAAGTGTTAGATGAGGAAGGTACTACTAATGAATAACAAATAATGCTACAATGAAAATTATGAGTAAGCGCGTTCTCCTTTTTTTATTTATATGAATTTTATACTAGTAGAAAATCAACGCTAATATTAAAAAAAATGTTGAAAAAAGAGGGAAAGTTTAGAAGGTTGTTGAATAGGTACAAAGTGTATTTTCAAACAAACTTGAAAGTGATTTTGAAGTCATACCTATCCATTTTTCTAACGGTAAACAAGCGGTTTGATGCCGTAGTTGTTTATTCTTAAATTTGTTAGTCATTACGATAAAACAGGAGGTGCCACAGTTGAGCAACAATGACATCATTGTTAGTTTGGACATCGGTACATCCAAAGTTCGTGCTATTATTGGGGAAGTGAATAATGGAACCTTTAATATTATTGGAGTTGGATCTGCCGACTCAGAGGGAATACGCAAAGGCGCAATTGTAGATATTGATCATACCGTACAATCCATCCGTAGTGCAGTTGAACATGCGGAACGTATGGTCGGTATTCAAATATCTGAAGTATATGTCGGCATTTCTGGGAATCATATTGGACTTCAATCTAGCCACGGAGTTGTGGCTGTGTCGAACGAGGATCGGGAAATCGGGGAAGAAGATATTGAACGTGTGCTTAAAGCGGCAGAAGTTGTCGCACTCCCTCCAGATCGGGAAATTATTGATGTGTTTGCTAAACAGTACGTAGTAGACGGTCTCGAAGGGATTCAAGATCCACGGGGTATGATTGGTGTCCGTCTAGAAGTAGAAGCCATCATCATTACCGGCGCTAAGACAGCTATACATAATCTTTTGCGTTGTGTAGAGAAATCGGGTCTGAAGATCAAAGATTTGGTCTTGATGTCATTGGGTGCTGGACAAATGGCTTTATCCAAGGATGAGAAAACGATGGGTTCTGTTCTTGTAGATATCGGTGCAGGAACGACGAGTATTGCTATCTTTGAAGGCGGAACGATGGTAGCGAATTCTACACTTCCTATTGGAGGGGAGTACGTAACTAACGATATTGCCTATGGATTACGGACGTTGACTGATCAAGCTGAGAAAGTGAAGTTGAAATATGGATGTGCTGTCATTGAGGATGCTGCTCCAGATGTTATATTTAAAGTAACTCGCATTGGTAGCAACGTAGAAAAGGAATTCACACAGCAGGATTTGGCTGCCATTATTGAGCCTCGAATCCAAGAAATATTCCATCTCCTTCATCAAGAAGTGAAACGTCTAGGTTACAGTGAGCTTCCTGGAGGTTATATACTAACGGGAGGTACGGTATCTATGCCTGGAGTTCTGCAGGTAGCACAAGTTGAACTTGCTGCTTCTGTCCGTATTGCTGTGCCGGATTATATCGGGGTCAGAGATCCAGGATTCACTAGTGGTGTTGGTATACTCTACAATGTGATACGGAATATCCGTGTGCGTAGTAATACTACTGTGAGCAATAAAAAACCACCAAACCGCAACAATAAAGCAAATCCTGCGTCCAATCAAGGGAAGCCCCAAAAACCAGGTTTGGTAGAACGCGTCAAAAACATGTTCAGTGAATTTATATAAGGTGTTCATATAAGAGTGAACGGACCATCCATGCACAAAGAGGGGGAGATGGAATAGTATGTTGGAATTTGACTTTGAAATGGAGAGTTTAGCCCAAATAAAAGTGATTGGTGTAGGGGGTGGAGGCAGTAATGCTGTAAACCGAATGATCGAGAATGGTGTACAGGGTGTAGAATTCATTACTGTAAATACCGACGCTCAAGCCTTGCATATGGCTAAATCAGAACACAAATTACAAATTGGAGACAAGCTTACAAGAGGTCTCGGAGCTGGTGCCAATCCTGAGGTAGGAAAGAAAGCAGCGGAAGAGTCTCGTGACTTGATCTCGAACACATTGAAGGGTGCCGATATGGTATTCGTTACTGCAGGAATGGGTGGCGGTACAGGTACGGGTGCAGCTCCTGTCATTGCTGAGATTGCTAGAGAGTGTGGAGCGTTAACAGTCGGAGTGGTTACACGTCCTTTTACGTTTGAAGGTCGTAAACGTTTCTCACAAGCAGAACTAGGAATTGAAGCTCTGAAAGAAAAAGTTGACACTTTAATCGTTATTCCAAATGATCGTTTGTTGGAAATTGTAGATAAGAAGACACCTATGCTGGAAGCATTCCGTGAAGCAGATAATGTTCTTCGTCAAGCAGTTCAAGGCATATCTGACCTCATTGCAGTTCCAGGTCTTATCAACCTTGACTTTGCAGACGTTAAGACGATCATGACTGAGCGCGGATCTGCTTTAATGGGTATCGGATTAGCTTCAGGTGAGAACCGTGCAGCAGAAGCAGCACGTAAGGCAATTATGAGTCCACTACTTGAGACTTCTATCGAAGGAGCTCGGGGTGTTATCATGAATATTACAGGGGGTTCTAATTTATCTCTGTATGAAGTGAATGAGGCTGCAGAGATTGTCACTTCAGCTTCTGATCCGGATGTGAATATGATCTTTGGTGCTATCATTGAAGAAGATATGAAGGAAGAGATTAAGGTGACGGTGATTGCTACTGGATTTGAGCATAAGCCATCCACGCAACATATGCCAATTCGTAAACCAGGAGCAGGAACGCCTGAGACTGAACCAACAGACAATCGTAGTAACAATTTACGACCTTTTGGTAATCAGCCAAGCAATGAACAGTTGGATATTCCGACCTTCTTGCGAAATCGTTCCCGTCAGAACAACGATTAACTTTCCTATATAGTTCAAAAAAAAAGCCCGTTATTTCTTTCTAAAGAAATAACGGGCTTTTTTTAAATATAAGAAAGTATAAGTTTCAATATACTATGCTTAAATTTCTAAGAGAAACGATTACTGTCCCTTTAAGGACGGTCGTATCTTCTTGTTTGTTTATGGTATCGATCAAAGTTTGTCCTCCTTGTTTATCATGAGATATCTTGGTTCAAGTAACATCAATCGACAAAAAAAGTTCCGTGATCCCTCCTAGGTTTTGACAGACTTTGAAACATAATCTTCTTATACTAAACACATCTCCCAAAAATATAAAAGAAAACGAGTTGGATTCAGCGATTCTGAGGCTTCTTTGAAGATTCCAAGCGTTGATAGGTGAAGACAATGATTGTTTATATCGATCTTATTTTTATGACTAACCTACTTATCGATGGTTCTCTTCTATGGCTTACTGGCTGGATGCGTAAGATCACAATGCAGTGGTGGC
The nucleotide sequence above comes from Paenibacillus sp. IHBB 10380. Encoded proteins:
- a CDS encoding cell division protein FtsQ/DivIB, giving the protein MTRSHIPVLKEKKPKKMKTSRKIIIILMFLFIALLAVLFFRSPISQISEINFQGNTFTSRDQLLQQGKVAVGDQFFGLSTSTLTERLEGINSIKLVKVDKQFPGTIHVQIEEYPTVAYELGKDGVLEAILSNGALVSVGSSGIAVEKPILTQWSPDDPNKIKLSQVLGQIPNQLTSDISEIIPSPTTSFSDRIKIYTRSGFEVITAISLLSDKVEYLNQVIETQEAGLITMLEADTYESFPSVKSEVLDEEGTTNE
- the ftsA gene encoding cell division protein FtsA; protein product: MSNNDIIVSLDIGTSKVRAIIGEVNNGTFNIIGVGSADSEGIRKGAIVDIDHTVQSIRSAVEHAERMVGIQISEVYVGISGNHIGLQSSHGVVAVSNEDREIGEEDIERVLKAAEVVALPPDREIIDVFAKQYVVDGLEGIQDPRGMIGVRLEVEAIIITGAKTAIHNLLRCVEKSGLKIKDLVLMSLGAGQMALSKDEKTMGSVLVDIGAGTTSIAIFEGGTMVANSTLPIGGEYVTNDIAYGLRTLTDQAEKVKLKYGCAVIEDAAPDVIFKVTRIGSNVEKEFTQQDLAAIIEPRIQEIFHLLHQEVKRLGYSELPGGYILTGGTVSMPGVLQVAQVELAASVRIAVPDYIGVRDPGFTSGVGILYNVIRNIRVRSNTTVSNKKPPNRNNKANPASNQGKPQKPGLVERVKNMFSEFI
- the ftsZ gene encoding cell division protein FtsZ, translating into MLEFDFEMESLAQIKVIGVGGGGSNAVNRMIENGVQGVEFITVNTDAQALHMAKSEHKLQIGDKLTRGLGAGANPEVGKKAAEESRDLISNTLKGADMVFVTAGMGGGTGTGAAPVIAEIARECGALTVGVVTRPFTFEGRKRFSQAELGIEALKEKVDTLIVIPNDRLLEIVDKKTPMLEAFREADNVLRQAVQGISDLIAVPGLINLDFADVKTIMTERGSALMGIGLASGENRAAEAARKAIMSPLLETSIEGARGVIMNITGGSNLSLYEVNEAAEIVTSASDPDVNMIFGAIIEEDMKEEIKVTVIATGFEHKPSTQHMPIRKPGAGTPETEPTDNRSNNLRPFGNQPSNEQLDIPTFLRNRSRQNND